In one Spirosoma rigui genomic region, the following are encoded:
- a CDS encoding helix-turn-helix transcriptional regulator: protein MQTLPIHLDVFALVILLGVAQGLFLSAFFLSGSRRRRVANRCLGWFMLSLSAISAEIFLNHTNYTFRALWTVDFAEPFNFLLGPLFYFFVFGRVNHRLPPRWGLHLLPSAIWLVNAVTWIYQPIEFKYNSYLDSMHPELPFVPMRPYMREDFTGLRHLVNEMTLLSCLIYAGLALLVIRRANRQQSMNRGALRLLSLLFAVVPLLIVLVKTQFKEDLGDYLLATYMAMTIYTASFLVMRGSSFFEPEPVPPASIPDEPAPERVVEPRKKYEKSALSGEVEDAVLTRLTGLLATEKPYLQSDLSLPRLAAQLHTSPHHLSQLLNNRLGQNFFDWLATHRITEAQNLLRDPATAHLKIDEIAERVGYNSPSAFHTAFKRLLHQTPAQFREAVAQPQPTPDRR, encoded by the coding sequence ATGCAGACTCTTCCCATTCATCTCGACGTGTTTGCGTTAGTCATCCTGCTGGGGGTGGCGCAGGGACTCTTTCTCAGTGCGTTTTTCCTATCCGGTAGCCGGCGTCGGCGTGTGGCCAACCGCTGCCTGGGCTGGTTCATGCTGTCGCTGTCAGCCATTAGCGCCGAAATTTTCCTGAACCATACGAACTATACGTTCCGCGCCTTGTGGACGGTGGACTTTGCCGAGCCGTTCAACTTTCTCTTGGGACCGCTGTTCTACTTCTTTGTGTTCGGCCGCGTTAACCACCGGTTGCCTCCCCGGTGGGGCCTGCATCTGCTGCCGTCCGCGATCTGGCTCGTCAATGCGGTCACCTGGATCTATCAGCCCATTGAGTTCAAGTACAACTCCTACCTCGATTCCATGCATCCGGAACTGCCGTTTGTTCCGATGCGGCCCTACATGCGGGAAGACTTTACGGGCCTGCGTCATCTCGTAAACGAGATGACCCTGCTGAGTTGCCTTATTTATGCCGGGCTGGCCCTGCTCGTCATCCGGCGTGCCAACCGGCAGCAGTCCATGAACAGGGGGGCATTACGGTTGTTGAGTTTGCTGTTTGCCGTCGTCCCGCTGTTGATCGTGCTCGTAAAAACGCAGTTCAAGGAGGACCTTGGCGATTACCTGCTGGCGACCTACATGGCCATGACGATCTACACCGCCAGTTTCCTGGTGATGCGCGGTTCTTCTTTTTTTGAGCCGGAACCCGTACCGCCCGCGTCTATACCCGATGAACCCGCACCGGAACGGGTCGTGGAACCCAGGAAAAAATATGAGAAGTCGGCGCTGTCCGGAGAAGTGGAAGACGCCGTACTCACGCGACTGACCGGGCTGCTCGCAACCGAAAAGCCCTACCTGCAGAGCGACCTCTCACTGCCCAGGCTGGCTGCTCAGTTGCATACCAGTCCGCACCACCTGTCGCAACTGCTTAACAATCGCCTGGGGCAGAATTTCTTCGACTGGCTCGCTACCCACCGGATTACGGAAGCACAGAACCTGCTGCGCGATCCGGCGACAGCCCATCTTAAGATCGATGAAATTGCCGAACGGGTCGGGTACAACTCACCATCGGCTTTTCACACCGCTTTCAAGCGCCTGCTGCACCAAACACCGGCCCAGTTTCGGGAGGCTGTTGCGCAGCCGCAGCCCACCCCCGACCGGCGCTGA
- a CDS encoding glutamine synthetase beta-grasp domain-containing protein: MAKSKLEYIWLDGYKPTQSLRSKTKIEADFSGNLEDCPMWSFDGSSTEQAAGGSSDCLLKPVFICPDPLRKNAFLVMCEVLNADGTAHPTNGRATIEDDDNDFWFGFEQEYFLWDTETDKPLGFPAEGFPTRPQGPYYCSVGAQNAFGRDIVEEHLDACLDAGLNVEGINAEVATGQWEFQIFAKGARDAGDQIWVARYLLERIGESYGVSINWHCKPLGDTDWNGSGMHANFSNTALRTAGNKDTYDTICQAFSPADVIKAHIDVYGADNEMRLTGKHETQSIDQFSYGVSDRGASIRIPIATVERGWKGWLEDRRPNSAADPYKVAAVIIKTVKSAEIVAA; this comes from the coding sequence ATGGCAAAGTCTAAGTTAGAGTACATTTGGCTCGATGGCTACAAGCCCACCCAAAGCCTGCGTTCAAAAACCAAAATCGAAGCTGATTTCTCCGGTAACCTTGAAGATTGCCCCATGTGGTCGTTCGACGGTTCCTCGACCGAACAGGCCGCCGGTGGTTCGTCGGACTGCTTGCTGAAGCCCGTTTTCATCTGCCCAGACCCACTCCGCAAGAATGCATTTCTTGTAATGTGTGAGGTGTTGAATGCCGACGGTACCGCTCACCCAACCAACGGCCGCGCCACGATTGAAGATGACGATAACGATTTCTGGTTTGGTTTCGAGCAGGAGTACTTCCTGTGGGATACCGAAACTGACAAACCCCTGGGCTTCCCGGCTGAAGGGTTTCCAACCCGCCCACAAGGCCCTTACTATTGCTCGGTTGGCGCGCAGAACGCCTTCGGTCGCGACATCGTTGAAGAACACCTCGATGCTTGCCTCGATGCTGGCCTGAACGTTGAAGGGATCAATGCTGAGGTAGCCACGGGTCAGTGGGAGTTCCAGATTTTTGCTAAAGGTGCCCGCGACGCCGGTGACCAGATCTGGGTAGCGCGCTACCTCCTGGAGCGCATCGGTGAGTCCTATGGCGTATCGATCAACTGGCACTGCAAGCCCCTGGGCGACACCGACTGGAACGGCTCGGGTATGCACGCCAACTTCTCGAACACGGCCCTGCGCACGGCGGGTAACAAAGATACGTATGACACCATCTGCCAGGCGTTCTCGCCCGCCGATGTGATCAAAGCGCACATCGACGTATACGGTGCCGACAATGAAATGCGTTTGACGGGTAAACACGAAACCCAGTCCATCGACCAGTTCTCCTACGGTGTATCTGACCGGGGCGCGTCGATTCGTATCCCCATCGCTACGGTGGAACGCGGCTGGAAGGGCTGGCTCGAAGACCGTCGGCCCAACTCGGCGGCCGATCCGTACAAAGTGGCGGCCGTTATCATCAAAACCGTCAAATCGGCCGAAATAGTCGCTGCCTAG
- a CDS encoding glutamine synthetase III family protein, with translation MANFRFKALEIAQSRQAQLVAAPAERVADFFGSNTFNSEVMRALLSPEAYLKVTEAIQTNGQIDRAIADEVAGAMKSWATSKGATHYTHWFQPLTGETAEKHDAFFDITIDGKAIEKFKGGALVQQEPDASSFPNGGLRNTFEARGYTGWDPSSPAFLMDNGAGGKTLCIPSVFISYTGEALDYKTPLLKALNALDKAATAVCQYFDRSITKVTPTLGPEQEYFVVDRALFYARPDLVQAGRTVFGHSPARGQQLDDHYFGSIPPRVNAFMVDFEFEAMKLGMPVRTRHNEVAPGQFEVAPTFEEVNLAVDHNALLRDLMDKIAERHNLKVLFHEKPFAGINGSGKHNNWSMGTNTGVNLLAPSSKPKETLRFLSFLVNVVKAVHDNADLLRATIASAGNEYRLGANEAPPAIMSIFLGESLTQALNDLENKSEITVNKGDNVYYKLGLTRIPSLMRDNTDRNRTSPFAFTGNKFEFRAVGSSANSASTMTVLNAIVADQLNNFKTDLDGRLARGEKKELAIVDILKEYYAHSKRILFEGNGYSNEWVEEAEKRGLSNIKSSPEALGVFVKPESLSLFERTGVMNHAEVESRYEIELEKYIKNVQIESRVMGDLAMNHVVSTALKYQNKLAETARNLVELGMTDEAEPIKSILREISARVIAIKKGVESMIESRKRANNIDNTIDMARLYATEVKDHFDPIRYEVDKLEQIVDDEDWPLVKYRELLFVK, from the coding sequence ATGGCCAATTTTCGGTTCAAGGCCCTTGAAATTGCACAAAGTCGTCAGGCCCAGCTGGTCGCAGCACCGGCCGAGCGCGTCGCCGATTTTTTCGGTAGTAATACGTTCAACAGTGAGGTAATGCGGGCGTTGCTCTCGCCCGAAGCGTATCTGAAAGTTACCGAAGCCATTCAAACGAACGGGCAGATCGATCGGGCCATTGCCGACGAAGTAGCCGGTGCGATGAAATCGTGGGCCACCTCGAAAGGAGCTACCCACTATACCCACTGGTTCCAGCCGCTGACGGGCGAAACCGCCGAAAAGCACGACGCTTTTTTCGACATCACCATCGACGGGAAAGCCATCGAAAAATTCAAGGGTGGAGCGCTCGTTCAGCAGGAACCCGACGCGTCGTCGTTTCCGAACGGTGGCCTGCGCAACACCTTCGAAGCCCGCGGTTATACGGGCTGGGACCCCTCATCGCCCGCGTTTTTGATGGACAACGGCGCGGGGGGCAAAACGCTTTGCATTCCCTCGGTATTTATCTCGTATACCGGCGAAGCCCTCGACTACAAAACGCCCCTGCTCAAAGCACTCAACGCGCTTGACAAAGCGGCTACGGCCGTTTGCCAGTACTTCGACCGGAGCATCACCAAGGTGACGCCTACCCTCGGGCCGGAGCAGGAATACTTCGTAGTGGACCGCGCCCTGTTTTACGCCCGCCCCGATCTGGTGCAGGCGGGCCGTACCGTATTTGGCCATTCACCGGCCCGTGGACAGCAGTTGGATGACCACTATTTTGGTTCCATCCCGCCCCGCGTCAACGCGTTCATGGTCGATTTTGAGTTCGAAGCCATGAAATTGGGTATGCCCGTCCGGACCCGCCACAACGAAGTGGCACCGGGCCAGTTTGAAGTAGCACCTACTTTTGAAGAGGTGAATTTGGCGGTGGACCACAACGCGCTGCTGCGTGACCTGATGGACAAAATTGCCGAACGCCACAACCTGAAAGTACTTTTCCACGAAAAACCATTCGCGGGTATCAACGGCTCGGGCAAGCACAACAACTGGTCAATGGGGACCAATACGGGCGTGAATCTGCTGGCACCCAGTTCCAAACCCAAAGAAACGCTACGGTTCCTGAGCTTCCTGGTCAACGTAGTCAAAGCCGTTCACGACAATGCCGACCTGCTGCGGGCCACCATTGCGTCGGCGGGGAACGAGTACCGGCTGGGAGCCAACGAAGCCCCACCAGCCATTATGTCGATCTTCCTGGGCGAGTCGCTGACGCAGGCACTCAACGACCTTGAAAACAAGTCGGAGATTACCGTCAACAAAGGAGATAACGTCTATTACAAACTGGGACTGACGCGGATTCCGAGCCTAATGCGCGACAATACCGACCGCAACCGTACCTCGCCCTTTGCCTTCACGGGCAACAAGTTCGAATTCCGGGCAGTCGGTAGCTCGGCGAACTCAGCGTCGACCATGACGGTACTGAACGCCATCGTTGCCGATCAGCTCAACAACTTCAAAACCGACCTCGACGGGCGGCTGGCGCGGGGCGAGAAGAAAGAACTCGCCATTGTCGACATTCTGAAAGAGTACTACGCGCATTCCAAACGCATTCTGTTCGAAGGCAATGGCTACTCCAACGAGTGGGTTGAGGAAGCCGAAAAACGGGGTCTGTCGAACATTAAATCGTCGCCCGAAGCGCTGGGCGTATTCGTCAAACCCGAGTCGCTGTCGCTGTTCGAGCGGACGGGCGTAATGAACCACGCCGAAGTGGAGTCGCGCTACGAAATCGAGCTGGAAAAATACATCAAGAATGTACAGATCGAGTCGCGGGTGATGGGCGACCTGGCGATGAACCACGTGGTATCGACCGCGTTGAAATACCAGAACAAGCTGGCCGAAACCGCCCGCAACCTCGTGGAATTAGGCATGACCGACGAAGCGGAGCCAATCAAATCAATACTACGCGAGATTTCGGCCCGTGTCATTGCCATCAAGAAAGGGGTAGAGTCGATGATTGAAAGCCGCAAACGGGCCAACAACATCGACAATACCATCGACATGGCCCGGCTGTATGCTACCGAGGTAAAAGACCATTTCGACCCGATTCGCTACGAGGTTGACAAACTGGAACAGATCGTCGACGACGAAGACTGGCCGCTGGTCAAATACCGTGAACTACTGTTTGTGAAGTAA
- a CDS encoding M28 family metallopeptidase has product MFSPHTFLRALCALPHRGAATPAGAEAARLLQTQLADLGATVRMQAFETPKTYITIVYWLLGGVLVGLALLTVTGVAVGFVWYFVAMAWFYFNGRYSFIIKFPVQHTAHNVIGHWPARTTADDVQTVILMAHYDTAPVSLLYKTGFRTRLILLLVLMLLAAMAATLEAVGIGLPYLTYLRYGLMAYFVLQATLGTLGYWLRGYSNGASDNATGVAAALATADRLRRANLPNLAIEVVLTSAKEAGMIGAYYYVDAQKKKWKRNRTTAIHFDTLGAGLLTIVEKAGTLEPLRYQNEPTRMARKLLKTDAFRDRSQTGNGHTADFDSVWFVRNDIPVLALCAMDARGRMSPVHQASDTLDGVEPAAMETAIDLAVAVVQHMMKDK; this is encoded by the coding sequence ATGTTCTCCCCCCACACGTTTTTACGGGCGCTCTGCGCACTACCCCACCGGGGAGCCGCCACACCCGCCGGAGCCGAAGCCGCCCGCCTGCTCCAGACGCAACTGGCCGATCTGGGCGCCACCGTTCGGATGCAGGCCTTCGAAACACCCAAAACCTACATAACCATCGTGTACTGGCTCCTCGGCGGGGTACTCGTCGGTCTGGCCTTGCTCACCGTCACGGGTGTGGCTGTTGGCTTCGTCTGGTACTTTGTGGCCATGGCCTGGTTCTACTTCAACGGGCGGTACTCGTTCATTATCAAGTTTCCCGTTCAGCACACGGCCCACAACGTCATTGGCCACTGGCCCGCCCGCACTACGGCCGACGATGTACAGACGGTCATTTTGATGGCCCATTACGACACGGCACCTGTGTCGTTGCTTTACAAGACCGGCTTTCGCACGAGGCTGATTTTGTTGCTGGTTCTGATGTTGCTGGCGGCAATGGCGGCCACGCTGGAAGCCGTGGGCATTGGCCTTCCTTACCTGACGTACCTCCGCTACGGCCTCATGGCTTATTTCGTTTTGCAGGCAACGCTGGGTACCCTCGGTTACTGGTTGAGAGGCTACTCGAACGGGGCCAGCGATAACGCCACGGGCGTAGCAGCCGCGCTGGCCACCGCCGACCGGCTACGGCGGGCCAACCTACCCAATCTGGCCATTGAAGTCGTACTCACCAGCGCCAAAGAAGCAGGCATGATCGGGGCTTATTACTACGTTGACGCCCAAAAGAAGAAATGGAAACGCAACCGCACCACCGCCATTCACTTCGATACGCTCGGGGCCGGCCTGCTGACCATTGTCGAAAAAGCGGGGACCCTCGAACCGTTGCGGTATCAAAATGAACCAACCCGTATGGCCCGTAAACTCCTGAAAACGGACGCTTTCCGGGACCGATCACAAACGGGCAACGGACACACTGCCGATTTTGACAGCGTCTGGTTCGTGCGCAACGATATTCCCGTTCTGGCCTTGTGTGCGATGGACGCGCGGGGCCGGATGTCCCCTGTTCACCAGGCCAGCGATACGCTCGATGGCGTCGAACCTGCTGCGATGGAAACGGCCATCGATCTGGCCGTAGCCGTCGTTCAACACATGATGAAAGACAAATGA
- a CDS encoding AAA family ATPase has translation MQFQGTDTYVATRELSMAVNASIQLQKPLLIKGEPGTGKTLLAYEIAQALGKPLFTWHVKSTTSAHQGLYEYDAVSRLRDSQFGSDRVGDLANYIRKGKLWEAFESDEQAVLLIDEIDKADIEFPNDLLQELDRMEFYCYELQRTISAKHRPVVIITSNNEKELPDAFLRRCFFHFIRFPDRETMQQIVTVHFPTLPQELMAKSMSVFYSLRDVKALKKKPSTSELIDWIRLLLVAGVTDEDLNDLDALNELPPYLGSLLKNEQDTDLMMALRKKGGRPY, from the coding sequence ATGCAATTTCAAGGAACTGATACCTACGTAGCCACCCGCGAGCTGAGTATGGCCGTCAACGCGTCGATCCAGCTGCAAAAACCGCTGCTCATCAAAGGCGAACCCGGCACGGGCAAAACCCTCCTGGCCTATGAGATTGCGCAGGCGTTGGGTAAACCCCTCTTTACCTGGCACGTTAAATCAACCACCTCGGCCCACCAGGGACTCTATGAGTACGATGCCGTTTCGCGCTTGCGCGACTCGCAGTTTGGCTCAGACCGGGTGGGCGATCTGGCGAATTATATCCGCAAAGGCAAGTTGTGGGAAGCCTTCGAATCCGACGAGCAGGCCGTGTTACTGATCGATGAGATCGACAAGGCCGATATTGAGTTTCCGAACGACCTGCTGCAGGAACTGGACCGGATGGAATTTTACTGCTACGAGTTGCAACGGACCATCTCAGCGAAGCACCGGCCGGTGGTGATTATTACGTCCAACAACGAGAAAGAACTGCCCGACGCGTTTCTGCGCCGGTGTTTCTTTCACTTTATCCGGTTTCCGGATCGGGAAACGATGCAGCAGATCGTGACGGTCCACTTTCCTACGCTGCCCCAGGAGTTGATGGCCAAGTCGATGTCCGTGTTCTACAGCCTCCGCGATGTGAAAGCGCTGAAGAAAAAACCCTCAACCAGCGAACTTATCGACTGGATTCGGCTGCTGCTGGTGGCGGGTGTCACCGACGAAGACCTGAATGATCTCGACGCGCTGAATGAGCTTCCACCCTACCTCGGTTCACTCCTTAAAAATGAACAGGACACCGATTTGATGATGGCCCTCCGTAAAAAGGGTGGCAGACCGTATTAG